One window from the genome of Scatophagus argus isolate fScaArg1 chromosome 13, fScaArg1.pri, whole genome shotgun sequence encodes:
- the kcnj9 gene encoding G protein-activated inward rectifier potassium channel 3, which yields MALENSVFPSRPDSLSLPVEEKGDGEEVEVATEATVSTGVFNLSEELGHVVTTETAPSPPPSAKVNRSFQAKLAEREAKANQHRKKTAGTEKERGRFGWARTRRKRQRYVEKNGRCNVQHGNMQETYRYLTDIFTTLVDLNWRCSLFVFVMAYAVTWLFFGAIWYLIAYCRGDLDHLEDETWTPCVNNVNGFISAFLFSIETETTIGYGHRVITDQCPVGTMLLLLQAILGSMVNAFMVGCMFVKISQPNKRAETLVFSKHAVISRRDDKLCLMFRVGDLRSSHIVGANMRAKLIKSKQTQEGEFIPLDQTDISVGFETGDDRLFLVSPLVISHEIDAHSPFWDMSQAQLEKEDFEIVVILEGMVEATGMTCQARSSYLAEEVLWGHRFSPMMSLAEGFFDIDYGAFHHTFEVDTPSCSARELSLAAARLDAHLYWSISSRLDEEPTLTNQAAKQQDSGSANSKGGEPTFIVGEMTDIQEQTGLGELNGSVATDQSESEA from the exons atggCGCTGGAGAATTCGGTCTTTCCCTCTCGCCCAGACTCCCTCTCACTCCCCGTGGAAGAGAAGGGAGACGGGGAGGAAGTAGAAGTGGCCACCGAGGCCACCGTCTCCACCGGAGTCTTCAACCTATCGGAGGAGCTGGGCCATGTTGTCACCACAGAAACGGCACCGTCCCCTCCACCCTCGGCCAAGGTCAACAGGTCGTTCCAGGCCAAGCTGGCGGAGAGGGAGGCGAAAGCCAATCAGCACAGAAAGAAGACCGCTGGTACGGAGAAGGAGAGGGGACGATTTGGGTGGG CCCGGACTCGACGTAAGAGACAGCGCTATGTGGAGAAGAACGGCCGGTGCAACGTGCAGCACGGTAACATGCAGGAGACTTACCGCTACCTGACCGACATCTTCACCACACTGGTGGACCTCAACTGGCGCTGCTCGCTCTTCGTCTTTGTCATGGCCTACGCTGTCACCTGGCTCTTCTTTGGGGCTATCTGGTACCTCATAGCCTATTGTAG GGGCGATCTGGACCATCTGGAGGATGAGACGTGGACGCCGTGCGTCAACAATGTCAACGGCTTCATCTCGGCCTTCCTCTTCTCCATCGAGACAGAGACCACCATTGGCTACGGCCACCGCGTCATCACCGACCAGTGTCCAGTGGGCacgatgctgctgctgctgcaggctaTACTGGGCTCAATGGTCAACGCCTTCATG GTTGGCTGCATGTTTGTGAAGATCTCACAGCCCAACAAACGGGCAGAGACGCTGGTGTTCTCCAAACACGCCGTCATCTCTCGGAGAGACGACAAGCTCTGTCTGATGTTCAGGGTGGGCGACCTTCGGAGCTCCCACATCGTGGGGGCCAACATGAGGGCCAAGCTCATCAAGTCCAAGCAGACTCAGGAGG GTGAGTTCATCCCGTTGGACCAGACGGACATCAGCGTGGGCTTTGAGACAGGTGACGATCGTCTCTTCCTGGTCTCGCCACTGGTGATCTCCCATGAGATTGACGCACATTCGCCCTTCTGGGACATGTCTCAGGCCCAGCTGGAGAAGGAGGACTTTGAGATCGTGGTCATCCTGGAGGGAATGGTGGAGGCAACCG ggatGACATGCCAGGCGAGGAGCTCCTACCTCGCGGAGGAGGTGCTGTGGGGTCACCGTTTTAGCCCCATGATGTCACTGGCAGAGGGCTTCTTTGACATCGACTATGGAGCCTTTCACCACACGTTTGag GTGGACACGCCCTCTTGCTCTGCACGTGAGCTCTCATTGGCTGCAGCCAGACTTGACGCCCACCTCTACTGGTCCATCTCCAGCAGGCTGGATGAAGAACCCACCCTGACAAACCAGGCGGCCAAGCAGCAGGACAGCGGCTCGGCCAACAGCAAAGGAGGGGAACCGACCTTCATCGTTGGAGAGATGACCGACATCCAGGAGCAAACAGGACTGGGCGAGCTGAACGGCAGCGTTGCCACCGACCAATCCGAATCCGAGGCCTAG
- the eif3f gene encoding eukaryotic translation initiation factor 3 subunit F produces MSVYGPVVKIHPVVLASICDSYERRNEGASRVIGTLLGTIDKHSIEVTNCFSVPHNESEDEVAVDMEFAKNMYELHKRVSPTEVIIGWYATGFDITEHSVLIHEYYSREASNPIHLTIDTALQSGKMNIRAYVSAQMGVPGKTVGVMFTPLTVKYIHYDTERIGMDLLQRTRVTPSRTKGLTSDLSQVAGSAARVQDMLTTVLAYIEDVLSGKVTADNSVGRFLMDLVNKVPTISAEDFENMLNSNINDLLMVTYLSNLTQAQIALNEKLVLL; encoded by the exons ATGTCGGTGTACGGGCCAGTGGTGAAAATTCACCCCGTCGTTCTCGCTTCTATCTGCGACTCTTACGAGCGGAGAAATGAGGGAGCGAGTCGTGTGATTGGAACCCTGCTGG GTACTATTGACAAACACTCTATTGAGGTGACCAACTGCTTCTCTGTCCCCCACAATGAGTCTGAAGATGAG GTCGCTGTGGACATGGAGTTCGCTAAGAACATGTATGAGCTCCACAAGCGGGTGTCACCCACTGAGGTCATCATCGGCTG GTATGCCACAGGCTTTGACATCACAGAACACTCAGTGCTCATTCATGAGTACTACAGCCGCGAGGCCTCCAACCCCATTCACCTGACCATAGACACAGCATTGCAGAGTGGCAAGATGAACATCCGCGCCTACGTCAG CGCGCAGATGGGTGTTCCAGGAAAGACAGTTGGTGTGATGTTCACTCCATTGACTGTCAAGTATATCCACTATGACACTGAGAGGATAGGCA tggaCCTTCTACAGAGGACACGTGTAACTCCGAGTCGCACCAAGGGGCTGACCTCTGATCTGTCCCAGGTTGCTGGCTCTGCAGCCAGGGTACAGGACATGCTGACCACCGTGCTTGCATACATTGAGGATGTGTTA TCTGGAAAAGTGACAGCAGATAACAGTGTGGGCCGCTTCCTGATGGACCTGGTCAACAAGGTGCCCACCATCTCAGCCGAGGACTTCGAGAACATGCTCAATTCCAACATCAAT GATCTATTGATGGTGACCTACCTGTCTAACCTCACCCAAGCACAGATTGCTCTAAATGAGAAGCTGGTGCTGCTCTGA
- the LOC124068903 gene encoding MICOS complex subunit MIC26-like — protein sequence MLKVTGSAMPGVLSLLPITVVAAAADGEREAAAPLHLDELSLYTAPQQKSGYVEPEGGQLEESVATLRKLAEPYTDWCQVTYNQIKPKVQSVVRFGNDTYAYLKNPPKDFYPRAGVIGFTGVLGLFLARGSRIKKLIYPAGLIALSASLYYPEKAAEIAKSTGESVYDRAVQGYAAVEEMLKSQSKTGSETKP from the coding sequence ATGTTGAAGGTGACAGGCAGTGCCATGCCGGGAGTTCTGAGTTTGTTGCCGATCACCGTCGTTGCTGCTGCCGCAGACGGGGAAAGAGAGGCGGCCGCCCCGTTACACCTAGATGAACTGTCTTTGTACACCGCTCCTCAGCAGAAGTCTGGGTATGTGGAGCCTGAAGGGGGTCAGCTGGAGGAGAGTGTCGCCACCCTCAGGAAGTTAGCGGAGCCATACACGGATTGGTGTCAGGTCACCTACAACCAAATTAAACCCAAAGTTCAAAGTGTCGTCCGGTTTGGGAATGACACCTACGCCTACTTGAAGAACCCGCCGAAGGACTTCTATCCCCGGGCGGGAGTCATCGGCTTCACCGGTGTCCTGGGACTCTTTCTCGCCAGAGGCTCCAGGATTAAAAAGCTCATCTACCCGGCGGGTTTGATAGCCTTGAGCGCCTCCCTCTACTACCCGGAGAAGGCTGCGGAAATCGCAAAGTCAACCGGAGAGTCCGTGTACGACCGCGCTGTGCAGGGCTACGCTGCCGTGGAGGAGATGCTGAAATCTCAGAGCAAAACCGGCTCAGAAACTAAACCCTGA
- the dnaaf6 gene encoding protein PIH1D3 isoform X1 — MECLGVSSVQSLQALSDLLSTRQEDDGDEERESQQNASVYAQLGPGHIGPPPKNDKEVSTANVKKDSKDIWNEEEVPEGSQYDDLADPRPQPEYEIILKQSVGTEDLFLGLNRKDPSSMCCEAMLVKIKLPDIKATDVFLDIKEKFLDLRTPKYKLGLHLPHPIHSHGGKAQFFSEREELEVTLLMNRPMDFINMQ; from the exons ATGGAGTGTCTTGGAGTATCATCTGTTCAGAGCCTACAGGCTCTCTCTGACTTGTTATCAACCCGGCAGGaggatgatggtgatgaagagCGTGAA TCTCAACAGAATGCATCAGTTTATGCACAGCTGGGACCTGGACACATTGGTCCCCCACCCAAAAATGATAAAGAAG TGTCAACCGCCAATGTGAAGAAGGACAGCAAGGATATCTGGAACGAGGAAGAGGTTCCTGAGGGCTCCCAGTACGATGACCTTGCTGACCCACGGCCACAGCCTGA GTATGAAATAATCCTGAAGCAGAGTGTGGGAACAGAGGATCTGTTCTTGGGCTTGAACAGAAAGGACCCATCCTCCATGTGCTGTGAAGCCATGCTG GTGAAAATCAAACTACCAGACATTAAAGCAACAGATGTATTCCTGGATATAAAAGAAAAGTTCCTTGATCTGCGGACACCTAAATA TAAACTGGGTCTTCATCTCCCACATCCGATCCACAGCCATGGGGGTAAGGCTCAGTTCTTCAGCGagagggaggagctggaggtgacTCTACTGATGAATCGCCCCATGGATTTTATCAACATGCAATAA
- the dnaaf6 gene encoding protein PIH1D3 isoform X2 has protein sequence MECLGVSSVQSLQALSDLLSTRQEDDGDEERENASVYAQLGPGHIGPPPKNDKEVSTANVKKDSKDIWNEEEVPEGSQYDDLADPRPQPEYEIILKQSVGTEDLFLGLNRKDPSSMCCEAMLVKIKLPDIKATDVFLDIKEKFLDLRTPKYKLGLHLPHPIHSHGGKAQFFSEREELEVTLLMNRPMDFINMQ, from the exons ATGGAGTGTCTTGGAGTATCATCTGTTCAGAGCCTACAGGCTCTCTCTGACTTGTTATCAACCCGGCAGGaggatgatggtgatgaagagCGTGAA AATGCATCAGTTTATGCACAGCTGGGACCTGGACACATTGGTCCCCCACCCAAAAATGATAAAGAAG TGTCAACCGCCAATGTGAAGAAGGACAGCAAGGATATCTGGAACGAGGAAGAGGTTCCTGAGGGCTCCCAGTACGATGACCTTGCTGACCCACGGCCACAGCCTGA GTATGAAATAATCCTGAAGCAGAGTGTGGGAACAGAGGATCTGTTCTTGGGCTTGAACAGAAAGGACCCATCCTCCATGTGCTGTGAAGCCATGCTG GTGAAAATCAAACTACCAGACATTAAAGCAACAGATGTATTCCTGGATATAAAAGAAAAGTTCCTTGATCTGCGGACACCTAAATA TAAACTGGGTCTTCATCTCCCACATCCGATCCACAGCCATGGGGGTAAGGCTCAGTTCTTCAGCGagagggaggagctggaggtgacTCTACTGATGAATCGCCCCATGGATTTTATCAACATGCAATAA